The genomic segment GCGATCGGGCCAACCGCGGCGCCTGAGGCATCGATGCACTCAGTTCTGGGTCACCTGGTTGATGAAACCCTTCTTGATCTCATCGCCGAAAGGTTTGGCCGCCCAAACGGTCGAGTATTTGCGATCGGCTGCCGGGATCAGGGCGACGGCGCTATCGGCTTCGGGATGCTGTGGCGCAATACCGAAGGACTTGGCGAATTCGGTCTGTGTCTTTGCACTGGTCAGCCAATTGATCAGCACGAGTGCAGCGGCCTTGTTTTTTGCATTGGCCGGAATGGCGATGACGTTGCCACCGCCGGGAAAGCCAAAGGACGGTATGTACATCTTGATATCCTTGGAGATCTCGCCCTTGCGCTGAAGCGCTGCCAGTTGGTCCTCCCAGGCGGCAATGATCTTGAACTCGCCCCCATTGAGACGCGTAATGCTGTCCGCATTCGACGCGGTAATGATGTAACCCTGACGGTTGTCCTTGAACCACTTCCAGGCCGGTGCCAGTTTGGCGATTTTTTCCGGCGTGGACGCGCCTTGCGAATAGTCGATATCGGTTACGACAGCGCGCGTGATGCTCTCGATGAGGGCCGGGCCAGAACCGCCATTTTCCACGTTGAAGCCCAGTTCTCCCGGATTCTTTTTCATGAAGGCCACGAATTCGTCCAGCGTATGCGGCAGTTCGGACTGCGAAACCCGGGCCGGATTGTAGGCAATGGCTGTCTGGTTACCCCAGAATGCAGGCGCATAGCCCTTGTTGTCCGTACCTTCCATGACGTAGCGAAGCTTGGCACCTTCCGGCAGCAAGGGCTTCAGAGGTCCGAACAGAAGTTCCTCTGCCTTGAAATTCTGCGGTGTCGAGCCGCCGAGCGAGATGACGTCGATGTCTCCCTGAGCACGGCTGCGTTCGGCGAGCATCTTGTCGATATTGGTCTTGGCGTCACCATCTGGAATGGTGACCTTGATGCCGTACTGGGCCTCGAAGGTCTTTACTTGCTCGCGCATGGCAGGCTGCGAGTACCAGTGGAACCAGTTGATCTGCCCTTCTTTCTTTGCCTGGGCCACGATCTCGTCCCAACTCATCTGGGTAAGGTCCTTGGCGGCCGCCTCAGTCTGGATGCCGGCCAGCGGCAGAACGGTTGCGAGCGCAAGAAATGCTACTTTTCTAAGCATGGCATCAATTCCTTGGTTTTCGTGAGTGAACAGAAACATCGACATCATCCCTTGCCGGTCACGACTGCGGGGTCCGCGCTTTTGAGAAGCCGTTCGGCGATCAGCATCAGGAGTACGTTGGGGACGACGAGGATCAGGGAAACGGCCGCAGCATTGGGCCGGATGAAGTTGTAGCCGAGATAGGAGTAGAGAATGGTTGGGACCGTGGTGAAATCCGGTGCGCCGACGATGTAGGAGATGGCGAACTCTTCTATGGACAGGATGAAAACGATGATTAGCGCAGCCAGGAGCCCCGGCTTCAGGACCGGCAGATAGGCCGTACGGAAGACGGTAACACGAGATGCACCCAGATCGCGGGCCGCATCGATAAGGTCCTGCCGCACCATCGAGAAGGACACGCTGAGCAGTCGGATAGCATAGGGCAGCAGGCCCACCGTATGGCCGATCAGGATTCCGAGAAATCGCGAATAGAGGCCAAGCTCGATCA from the Rhizobium rhizoryzae genome contains:
- a CDS encoding extracellular solute-binding protein — translated: MLRKVAFLALATVLPLAGIQTEAAAKDLTQMSWDEIVAQAKKEGQINWFHWYSQPAMREQVKTFEAQYGIKVTIPDGDAKTNIDKMLAERSRAQGDIDVISLGGSTPQNFKAEELLFGPLKPLLPEGAKLRYVMEGTDNKGYAPAFWGNQTAIAYNPARVSQSELPHTLDEFVAFMKKNPGELGFNVENGGSGPALIESITRAVVTDIDYSQGASTPEKIAKLAPAWKWFKDNRQGYIITASNADSITRLNGGEFKIIAAWEDQLAALQRKGEISKDIKMYIPSFGFPGGGNVIAIPANAKNKAAALVLINWLTSAKTQTEFAKSFGIAPQHPEADSAVALIPAADRKYSTVWAAKPFGDEIKKGFINQVTQN
- a CDS encoding ABC transporter permease, yielding MTTPSRSTPFWQRQLLILLALAVFFVALVLPFCMAVLWSLVDPSTPWAYPAVLPPVLSLRRWVEIWATSALPQAMYNSYTLAACVSFLTLLLATPTAYAFGRMEFPGKAAAQMLTLVPLVLPGFVSAIFFSALLIELGLYSRFLGILIGHTVGLLPYAIRLLSVSFSMVRQDLIDAARDLGASRVTVFRTAYLPVLKPGLLAALIIVFILSIEEFAISYIVGAPDFTTVPTILYSYLGYNFIRPNAAAVSLILVVPNVLLMLIAERLLKSADPAVVTGKG